From Micromonospora carbonacea:
CCCCCGGCTGGCCGAGCGGCCCGAGACGGTGTGCCGGGCCCTGACGTCGCAGCTCCCGCCGACCGTGCGCGACCTGGCCCAGCGGCCGGTCACCGCCGGCCCCGAACAGAACGCCGCGTACGGCGACCCGGCGCTCACCATCGCCTGCGGTGGCGCGGAGCCGGAGCCGGGCGACACCGACGACGTCTGGGTCGTCAACAAGGTCTGCTGGCACGCGGCCGAGGGGCCGGACGCGACGGTGCTCACCACGCTGGACCGGGAGACTGCGGTGCGGGTGACCGTGCCCCGCACCTACGGTTCGGCTCTGCAGTGGGTGAGTCCCATCTCCGACGTGGTGGTCGCCTCGGTGCCCTCCGGCGGCGACGCCCCCGGCGGCTGCGTCGGCTGACCGTGAGGCTGGCCTGGTCCAGCCACCGCCGGCCGACCCGCCGTCACCGGCTGCGCCGGCCGGCCGCCGCCGGCTGGTGCGCGCGTTCAGTGCAGGCCGACGCCGCGCCGCTGGGCGGTGCGGATCAGTCGGTTGACCAGCTTCGGATACTCCAGCCCGGAGGCGGCCCACATCAGCGGGAACATCGACGTCGGGGTGAAGCCGGGCATCGTGTTGATCTCGTTGAGGTAGACGTCCAGGTCCGGCGTGACGAAGAAGTCGACCCGGGCCAGCCCGGCGCAGTCCAGGGCGGCGAACGCGCGGACGGCGTAGTCCTGGACCTGCCGGGTGACGTGGTCGGGCAGGGTGGCCGGCAGGTCGTACTCGGGCTCGGAGAGATACTTCGCCTCGAAGTCGTACCAGTCGTGGTCGCCCCCGGCCCGCACCTCGGCCAGGACGGACGCCTCCGCGCCGCCCCCGGCCTCGCCCTCCAGCACGCCGCACTCGACCTCCCGGCCGACGATCGCGCCCTCGACCAGCACCTTCGGGTCGATCTCCCGGGCCGTGGCGACGGCGGCCTCCAGGTCGGCCCAGTCGTCGACCTTCGTGATGCCGAACGACGAGCCGGCCCGGGACGGCTTGACGAAGACGGGCAGCCCGAGCCGCCGCTTGTCCTCCTCGGACAGGGTGACCCCGCTGCGCAGCACCGCGTACGGGCCGACGGGGATGCCCTCGACGGCGCAGAGCTTCTTGGTGAACTCCTTGTCCATCGCGGCGGCGGAGGCGAAGACGTTCGCCCCGACGTAGGGGATGCCGGCCATCTCCAGCATGCCCTGGATGGTGCCGTCCTCGCCGTACGCGCCGTGCAGCACCGGGAAGACCACGTCGACGTCGGCGAGCACCCGGGGCCCTGCGGCGGGGTCGAGCACCAGCAGCCCGTTGCCGGTGGGGTCGGCCCGCAGCACGAGGTCGGCGCCGGCCTCGGCGGTGATCTCCGGCAACTGCCGGGCGCTGATCGCCAACTGGGCCGGATCGCCGCTGGTCAGCACCCACTTGCCGGCGCGGGTGATGCCCACGGGGACCACCTCGAACTCGTCCGGGTCGAGCGCGCCGAGCACGCTGCCGGCGCTGACGCAGGAGATGCCGTGCTCGGGGCTGCGGCCGCCGAAGACGAGGGCCACACGGGTCTTGCCTGGGGTGGTCACTCGGTCACCCTTTCGTCGCGACTGCGAGGCTCGTGGTGCTCGCCGGTGGCGCCCACCCGGATGACCTTACTGTGCGTGGCCGGACAACGGAGTTGATACCCGGGGAGAAGCGGCAGCACTGCGCAACCGGTCAACACTGCATATACGCTGCGTAATCGGGCCACGCCGGACAGCAGCCCCGCCAGCGGCCGTGGCGGCGAGCGACGGCCCGCCGGATCCGCTCCTACATCCTCACTGCCAGAGGCCGTAGCGGCGACCGACAACTCGTGGTCAGAGGCCGTAGCGGCGGCCGACGGCGATCACCTTCACCCGCTGCCGCCCGGCCCGCACCATGCCCAGCGCCATGAACGCGCCGGCGATCCGGTCCGCCGCCTCCCGGCTGCTCGCCCCGACGACCTGCCGCCGCCGCTCGGGGGCCTGCCGCTCGTCCCGGCGCACGCCGTCCACCGGGCGGACGTCGGTGAGCACCACCAGGAACCGGGTCACCGCCGGCCTCCCGCAGCTCCCCACGCCGGCCGGCCGGGCGAACCCTCCGGCTCCGCGGTGGTCGCCGCCAGCCCGCCGGAACGGTCCCGGCAGACGTACGCCAGGTGGGCGTGGATCCACGCATCGTCGTTGTCGCGCAGCACGGGGTGTGCGCACCAGCGGCACCGCGACACCCGGGGCCAGCAGGCGGTCACCGTCATGCGAGTCCCTTCCGGTGCGTCCCGGGTGGCGGCACGCGGCGATCGGGTACGGGGGAGAAAACCCGATCGCCACGCGCCCCATCCCCTCCGGTCACTCACCACCGCCGTCGCCACGACAACCGGCGGTGAGGAACTGGTCACAGATTGCACGCTGATCGGCGTGAATGCAACTCTCATCGCCGTTCTCTCATGTGCATCTTCCCGGGAAGGTGTGCCACCATCGACGCATGGCACCGAAGACGGCCCGGGCCCGACGGCTCGGCATCGCGCTGCGTACGCACCGGGAGGCGGCCGGCCTCACCCTCGAAGCGGCCGCCGACGAGATCAACAGCACCCGCAGCACCCTGTCCCGGTACGAGAACGCCCAGACGCTGATCAGCCCGGCCACGGTGCGCGCCCTGCTCACCCTGTACGGGGTGGGTGCCGACGAGATCGCCGCCGCCGTCCAGCTCGCCAAGGACGCCCGCAAGCCCGGGTGGTGGGTGTCCTACTCGTACCTGCTGGACCGGCGCACCATCGACTTCATCGCGCTCGAGGCGGAGGCCACCGGCATCGCCAACTTCGAGCCGTCGGTGGTGCCCGGCCTGCTTCAGACCGCGGACTACATCCGGGGGGTGATGCGGGGCGGCCCGCACACCCTCAGCGACGAGCAGGTCGAGCAGCGGGTCCACCTGCGACTCGACCGGCAGCAGCGGATCACCGGCGACGACCCGGCGATCCTCGACGCGATCATCGACGAGGGCGCCCTGCTGCGCCCCGTGGGCGGCCAGGCCGTGATGGAGGCGCAGCTGCACCACCTGCTCAAGATGGCCGAGCTGCCCAACATCACGGTCCAGGTGATCCCCCTGTCCGCCGGCTACCACCGGGGCACCAGGGGGTCGCTGCACATCCTGGAGTTCCCCGACCCGGAGGACCCGATCATCGCGTCGGTGGAAACCGTCGCCGGTCAGATGGTCCTCGACCGGCCCGGCGACCTGCGTACCTGCACCAAGATCATGGAGCACCTGCGGACGGTCGCACTCAGCCCCGCGGCCACCCGGGACCAGCTCCTCCGACTCCTGAAGGGACGGTAGAACATGACCCCGACGACGAGCGCGGCCCTCGCCACGGCGCGATGGCGCAAGAGCAGCCGCAGCGGCGACGAGGGAGCCTGCGTGGAGATGGCGGTCGTACCCGGCGCGGTGGCCGTCCGCGACTCGAAGGACCCGACAGGCCCGGCGCTGCTCTTCCCGCCGACCGCCTGGGCCGCCTTCGCCGCCGCGCCGCCCCGCCCGTGACCGCCACCGGCCGCGCGACCGTCAGTGGCCGTGTGACCGCCACCGGTCGCACGACCGTCAGTGGCCGCGTGACCGGCGCAGACCGCCGCTGACCGCCGCGCGGTCCGGCCGGGAGGTCCCGTCCCGGCCGGACCGCGCGGCCCCACCGGCCGGCACGTCCGGCCCCTCGTCGTGGTCCACCCGCCGCCCGGTCCGCACCGCCGGCCGACGGGTGGACCACCACCTCGTTCCCGGCCCGCCGGCGCCCCGCCCCGGCGGGCCGGGCTGTTCGGCGTGAGAAGGGAACCCTCCTCTACCGGAGGCGTTAACAGGGGGCCCTTCCTTTCAGGCGAGCAGGGCGGCGGTGACGTCGGCGACCAGGTCGGCGGTGTCCTCCACGCCGCAGGAGAGCCGGACGAACCCGGGCGGGGTGTCGTCGCCCCACTGTGCCCGCCGGTCGGCGGTGGTGTGCAGCCCGCCGAAGGAGGTCGCGGCGGCCACCAGCCGGGACGCCGTGAGGAACCGGGCCACCCGCTCGGCGTCGCCGAGGTCGAACGACACCACCCCGGGCATCCGGCGCAGCTGGGCCGAGGCCAGCGCGTACGCCGGGTCGCCCGGCAGCCCCGGCCAGCGCACGCCGGTGACGTCGGGACGGCCGGCGAGCAGCCGGGCCAGCGCCGCCGCGTTGGCGCTCTGCCGGGCCAGCCGCAGGTCCAGGGTGGCCAGCGAGCGGTGCGCCAGCCACGCGTCGAACGCCCCCGGCACCGCCCCGGTCATGGTGCGCCAGGCGGTGACCGGGTCGAGCAGCCCGGCGGAGCGGGTCGCCACGTAGCCGAGCAGCAGGTCGGAGTGGCCGGTGAGGGCCTTCGTGCCGGAGGCGACGACCACGTCGGCGCCGAGGTCCAGCGGGCGCTGGCCGAGCGGGGTGGCCGTCGTGTTGTCCACCGCCACGAGGGCCCCGGCGGCGTGCGCGGCGGCGGCCAGGGCCGGCACGTCGGCGACGTCCAGGCCGGGGTTCGCCGGCGACTCCAGCAGCACCAGCCGCACCCCCGCGAACGACGGGTACGGCCCGGCGGTCGGCGCGAACAGCACCCGCACGCCGATCCCGGCGAGGGTGTCGGTGGCGAACGCCCGCACCGGGAAGTAGCCGTCGGCGGGGAGCACCACCGTGTCGCCGGGGCGCAGCACGGCCAGCAGCAGGCCGGTGATCGCCGCCTGCCCGCTGGCGAAGACGCGCACGTCGCCGCCCTCCAGCTCGCCGATGGCCGCCTCCAGCAGCCGCCGGGTCGGGTTGTCGGGCCGGCCGTACCCGTTCGGTGCCGCCGCCGGGCCCTGCCGGGGGTCGAGGTGATAGGGCGCGGCGAAGACCGGGCCGGGCAGGAACGGCTGCCCCGGGGCGGGCTCGGGCAGCCCGGCCCGCACGCACCGGGTGCCGTCGCCGTCGACGCTCCCGCCGTCGACGCGTTCGCCGTCGACGCGTTCGCCGTCGACGCGTTCGCCGTCGACGCGTTCGCCGTCGGTGGGTTCGCCGTCGGTGCCGGGGGTCGTCACGCGGGCCGCCTCACTCGTACGACTCGGGCTTGGCGGTGCGGCTCATCAGCGCGTCGACGGCGAGCCGGGGGTCCATCCCCTCGTGGCAGATCCGCTCGATCTGCTCGGTGATGGGCATCTCCACCCCGTGCGCGCGGGCCAGGTCCCGGATCGCCAGGCAGCTCTTCACGCCCTCGGCGGTCTGCCGGGTGGCCGCCTGCGCCTGCTCCAGGTTCTCGCCCCGGCCGAGGTGCTCGCCGAAGGTGCGGTTGCGGGCCAGCGGCGACGAGCAGGACGCCACGAGGTCGCCCATCCCGGCCAGGCCGGCGAAGGTGATCGGGTCCGCGCCGAGGGCCACCCCGAGGCGGGCGGTCTCGGCGAGCCCCCGGGTCATCAGCATCGCCCGGGTGTTGTCGCCGAAGCCCATCGCGGTGGCGATGCCGTACGCGAGGGCGATCACGTTCTTCACCGCCCCGCCCAGCTCGCAGCCGATCACGTCGTCGTTGGTGTACGGCCGGAAGTAGGGCGTGCGGATCGACGCCTGGACGAGCTGGGCACGGCGGTCGTCGGTGCCGGCGACCACGGTGGCGGCGGGCTGCTCGGCGGCGATCTCGGGGGCGAGGTTGGGGCCGGAGACGACGACCACCCGGTCCGGGGTGACCCGGGCGGTCTCCACGATCACCTCGCTCATCCGCTTGGTGGTGCCCAGCTCGATGCCCTTCATCAGGGACACCAGGGTCGCGTCCGGGTGCAGGTCGCCGACCCACTCGGCGAGGTTGCCGCGCAGCGTCTGCGACGGCACCGCGAGCACCACGATCTCCGCGCCCCGGATCGCCTCGGCGGCGCTGCCGGTGCCGGTGACCCGGTCGGGCAGCCGCAGGTCGGGGAGGTATTCCGGGTTGTGCCGGCGCAGCCGGATCGCCTCGGCCACCGGCTGCCGCCGGGCCCAGATCGTCACGTCCCGGCCGGCGTCGGCGAGGATCTTGGCGAAGGCGGTCCCCCACGACCCGGCCCCCAGCACCGCCACGTGGCCGGTCACGCCGCGTCCTCCCGGCCCCGCGTCGGGCGGGCGGCGCCGGCGGCCCGCGCCGGTCGTTCCCACAGCGGCGGCGGCGTCCCGCCCCGGATCTCGGCGAGCTGGTCGCGCAGGCGCAGCATGATGGTGTCGGTCATCTCTTCCAGGGTGGCCTTGGTGGGTGTGGAGCCGGCCCACCGGCTCAGGTCGACGGGCGGCCCGGCGACGACGGTCACCGGGATGCGGGGCCGCAGGCCCAGCCGGTTGTTCCGGGGGTCGAAGAGCCGCTCCGGCCCCCACATGGCGACCGGGATCACCGGCGCGCCGGTGGCCAGCGCGAGCCGGGCGGCCCCCGTCTTGCCCTTCATCGGCCACAGGTCGGGTTCCCGGGTGGTGGTGCCCTCCGGGTAGATCACCACCGCGCCGTCCTCGTGCAGGGCGGCGACGAGGGCGTCCAGGGACTTGACGGCGTCGACCGTGCCGCGCTCGACGGGGATCTGGAGGCAGCGGTGCAGGATCCAGCCCACCACGGGCACCCGGAAGACGCTGGCCTTGCCGAGGTACCGCGGCCAGCGCCCGGCGTCGTAGATGAAGTGCGCGGAGACCAGCGGGTCGGCGTGCGAGAGGTGGTTGGGGACGATGATGACGCCGCCGTCGTGGCGCAGGTGCTCCATGCCCCGCCAGGTGCGCCGGGTCCAGACCGTCATGACGGGCTTGACCAGCGCCACGGCGAACCGTTGCCAGAACCCCAGCCTGCGCCGCGTCACCCTGCCTCCTCGTAGCCCCGACCCCACGCCGCACCCGCCCGTGCCGCCCGCAGCGAAATCATGCCTGCTCGCCCCCGGTACGGCCAGTGAGGGTACCGCCGGGCCGACTGGCAGGATTGTGCCGTGCGGCAGCGGACCTGGACTGTGGTGGTGCCGGTGAAGCGCCTCGGCGTGGCGAAGAGCCGGCTGCGGGGGGCGCTGCCGGCCGTACCCCACGAGGAGCTGGCGCTGGCCCTGGCGGCCGACACGGTCGCCGCCGTGCGGGCGTGCCCGGCGGTCGCCGGGGTGGTCGTCGTCACCCGCGACGCCCGCGTGGCGGCGGCGGTCCGCGCGGCGGGCGTGCGGGTCGTGCCGGACGCGCCGGACGCCGGCCTGAACGCGGCCTTCCGGCTCGGCGCGGCGGTCGCGGCCGGCGGCGGGGGGTGGGTGGCCGGGCTCACGGCGGACCTGCCGGCGCTGCGCCCGGCCGAGCTGACGGCCGCGCTGCACGCGATCGCCGCCGGCCCACCGGGGGTACGCCGCTTCGTCGCCGACGCCCCGGGGAGCGGCACGGTGCTGCTCGCCGCGCCGGCCGGCGTGCCGCTGGACCCCCGGTTCGGGGTCGGCTCGGCCGCGGCGCACGAGGCGGGCGGGGCGCTGCCGCTGGCCGGCGACTGGCCCACCCTGCGCCGGGACGTCGACACCGCGGCCGACCTGGCCGCCGCCGCCCGGCTCGGGCTCGGGCCGCACACCGCCGCCCTCACCGCCGCCCGCACGGGCTGAGCCACCGCCGCCCGCGCGGGCTGAGCCACCGCCGGCCCCGGTGTACGGTGCTGGCATGCAGGGCACCGTGGCCACCTACGACGCGGCGACGCGCAGCGGCGTGCTGTTGCTCGACGACGGCACCGAGCTGGCGTTCCCGGCGCGCGCCTTCGACGCCTCCGGCCTGCGGCTGCTGCGGCTGGGCCAGCGGGTGCGGGTCGAGACCGACGCCGCCGGGGCGATCGTCCGGGTGACGTTGCCGACGATGCCGTGAGCTCCCCGCCCAAGTTCATTTTGCGTTAACCCGTTCCGGGACATTATGAGCGGGTGAGCACCCCTCGCGAGCACCCCACCGGCCCGGCCGCCGACCACCGCCCCGCCGCCGACCGACCCGAGCCCGGCCCCGACCGACCCGATCCCGCCGTCGCCGACCGACCCGAGCCCGGCGATCCGGCGCGTCGGCGCGACGGGTCCCGCCGGCGCGGCACCGACGGCCGGTTCCGTCCGCGCGACGCCTCCGCAGCCGCCGGCCCCGCCGAGGCCGCCGGGACGAACGGGAGCGAACCCCCGACGGCCGGGGCCGCCCCGGGGCCCGGCGACCCGACGGCGGCCCCGCCCGGCCGGGCGGCGGCGTCGACCGGGCTGGAGGAGGTGCTCGACGCCGACCCCCTCCCCGACGACGAGCCCGCGCCGCCGAAGCCGCTGCCCGAGGAGCGGTTCCTCAACCGGGAGCTGTCCTGGCTCGACTTCAACGCCCGGGTGCTCGCCCTGGCCGAGGACCCGCGCACGCCGCTGCTGGAGCGGGCCAAGTTCCTGGCGATCTTCGCCAGCAACCTCGACGAGTTCTACATGGTCCGGGTGGCCGGCCTGAAGCGCCGCCAGTCCGCCGGGCTGCCGGTGCGCGGCGGGGACCGGCTGCCGCTGCGTACCCAACTGGAGCGGATCGGCGAGCGGACCGCCGAACTGGTCGGCCGGCACGCCTCCTGCTTCGTCGACGACGTGCTGCCGAAGCTCGCCGCCGAGGACATCCGCATCCTGCGCTGGACGGACCTGGACGCCCCCGAGCGGGAGCGGCTGCGCACCTACTTCCGGGAACACATCTTTCCCGTGCTCACGCCGCTCGCGGTCGACCCGGCCCACCCGTTCCCGTACATCTCCGGGCGGTCGCTGAACCTGGCCGTGGCGGTCCGCGACCCCGACGGCGGCTCGGAGCTGTTCGCCCGCGTCAAGGTGCCGAACAACGTGCCGCGCTTCGTCCGGGTCGACCGGGAGTCCCCCGGGGTGCGGGTGCTCCCGGTCGAGGAGCTGATCTCGGTGCACCTGGGGCAGCTCTTCTCCGGCATGCAGGTCGTCGAGTGCCACCTGTTCCGGGTCACCCGCAACGCCGAGGTGGAGGTCGACGAGGACCGCGACGAGGACCTCCTGCAGGCCCTGGAGCGGGAGCTGGCCCGCCGCCGGTTCGGCCCGCCCGTGCGGCTGGAGGTCGCCGCCTCGATCTCCGACCACATGCTGGAGCTGCTCGTCCGCGAGCTGGACATGGACAGCCACGACGTGCTACGCGTACGCGGGCTGCTCGACCTGTCGGCGCTGTGGCAGCTCTACGGCGACGCCGACCGCCCCGACCTGAAGGACCCGCCGTTCGTGCCGGCCACCCATCCCCGGCTCACCGAGGGCGAGGTGCCACGCAGCGTCTTCGCCACCCTGCGCGACGGCGACGTGCTGGTGCACCACCCGTACCACTCGTTCGCGACCAGCGTGCAGCGCTTCATCGAACAGGCCGCCGCCGACCCCGACGTGCTGGCCATCAAGCAGACCCTCTACCGCACCAGCGGGGACTCCCCCATCGTCGACGCGCTGGTCGACGCGGCGGCGGCCGGCAAGCAGGTGGTGGTGCTGGTGGAGCTGAAGGCCCGCTTCGACGAGGTGGCCAACATCGGCTGGGCGCGCACCCTGGAACGCGCAGGCTGCCACGTCGTCTACGGCCTGGTGGGCCTCAAGACGCACTGCAAGACCGCCCTGGTCGTCCGCCAGGAGGGCAACCAGATCCGCCGCTACTGCCACATCGGCACCGGCAACTACCACCCGAAGACGGCCCGGCTCTACGAGGACTTCGGCATGCTCACCGCCGACCCCGAGATCGGCGCGGACCTGACGGACCTGTTCAACGTGCTGACCGGCTACAGCCGGCAGACCGCGTACCGCCGGCTGCTGGTGGCACCGCAGGGCATCCGGCGGGGGCTGATCGAGCGGATCGAGCGGGAGGTCAGCCACGTCCGGATCGGCATGCCGGGCCTGGTCCAGTTCAAGGTCAACTCGCTGGTCGACGAGGAGGTCACCGACGCGCTCTACCGGGCGTCCCGGGCCGGGGTGCACGTGGACCTGCTGATCCGGGGCATGTGCACGCTGCGCCCGGGGGTGCCGGGGCTGTCGGAGAACATCCGGGTCCGCTCGATCCTCGGCCGGTTCCTGGAACACTCCCGGATCTTCCGGTTCGGCAACAACGGCTCGGCCGAGTTCTGGATGGGCTCGGCCGACCTGATGCACCGCAACCTGGACCGCCGCGTGGAGGCGCTGGTGCAGGTGAGCGACCCGGTGGCCCGCGCCGAACTGGACCACGTGCTCACCGCCGCGTTCAGCCCCGACGTGGAGGCGTTCGAGCTGCACGGCGACGGCTCCTGGACCCGGAGCACCGGCACGGGGCAGGCCCCGCCGACCCACCTACAGGACCTGCTGCTACGCCGGGTCGGCGGCACGGCCGGATGAGCCTAGGCTGAGCGGATGCCGGAGGGGGAACGCGTGATCCGGGCGGCGGGCGGGGTGGCCTGGCGTCAGGCCGACGGCGGCGTGCTGGTCTGCCTCGTGCACCGCCCCCGCTACGGCGACTGGTCGCTGCCGAAGGGCAAGCTGGAGCCGGGCGAGCACCCGCTGCTGGCCGCCGTGCGGGAGGTCGCCGAGGAGGCCGACGTGCGGGCGGTGCCGCAGGTGCGGCTGCCCACCGTGCGCTACCGCAGCGAGGGCCGGCCGAAGGTCGTCCACTACTGGTCGATGCGGGCCGTCGACACGGGGGGCTTCCAGCCCGACACCGAGGTCGACGACATCCGCTGGCTGCCCGTCGGGGAGGCCGCCCGGCTGGTCAGCTACCCGCACGACGCCGAGGTGCTGACCGCGTTCGCCGCCCTCCCACCGGTCACCGCGACGGTGGCCCTGGTCCGGCACGCCCAGGCCGGCCGGCGCGGCACCTGGTCCGGCCCGGACTCCGCCCGGCCGCTCGACGAGACCGGTCGGGCCCAGGCGCACGCCCTCGCGCCCCTGGTGGCCCTCGTCCGCCCGACCCGGCTGCTGTCCGCCTCCGCCCGCCGGTGCGTGCAGACCCTCGACCCGGCCGCCGCCCTGCTCGACCTGCCGGTCGAGGTGACCGGCGACCTGGACGAGCCACGGCCCGGTCAGGACCCGCACGAGCGGGCGCTGGCCGCCGCCGCCTGCCTGGCCGAGCTGGCCGCCGCCGGGGGTGCGGCCGGGGCGTGCAGCCAGGGCCGGGTGATGCCCGGCGCGCTGGAGCGCCTCACCGGCCACGCCGGCGACTTCACCACCGAGAAGGGCGGCGGCTGGCTGCTCGCCTTCGCCGCCGACCGTCTCCTCGCCGCCGACCGCTGGTAAGGAAGGGCCCCTTCCTAACGCATTCGGTAGAGAGGGGTTCCCCTCTCACCCCCACGCCCGCAGCACGACGCAGCGGGCGGGCGCG
This genomic window contains:
- a CDS encoding DUF3515 family protein; translation: MDEITSSTESPAGPEATAADAPRRDRTNRSAALLATLVAVPVTVAVAGFTFAKLTPDAPAAGPGPTATSAGPRSTAPVEMAAPRLAERPETVCRALTSQLPPTVRDLAQRPVTAGPEQNAAYGDPALTIACGGAEPEPGDTDDVWVVNKVCWHAAEGPDATVLTTLDRETAVRVTVPRTYGSALQWVSPISDVVVASVPSGGDAPGGCVG
- a CDS encoding D-alanine--D-alanine ligase family protein encodes the protein MTTPGKTRVALVFGGRSPEHGISCVSAGSVLGALDPDEFEVVPVGITRAGKWVLTSGDPAQLAISARQLPEITAEAGADLVLRADPTGNGLLVLDPAAGPRVLADVDVVFPVLHGAYGEDGTIQGMLEMAGIPYVGANVFASAAAMDKEFTKKLCAVEGIPVGPYAVLRSGVTLSEEDKRRLGLPVFVKPSRAGSSFGITKVDDWADLEAAVATAREIDPKVLVEGAIVGREVECGVLEGEAGGGAEASVLAEVRAGGDHDWYDFEAKYLSEPEYDLPATLPDHVTRQVQDYAVRAFAALDCAGLARVDFFVTPDLDVYLNEINTMPGFTPTSMFPLMWAASGLEYPKLVNRLIRTAQRRGVGLH
- a CDS encoding helix-turn-helix domain-containing protein, encoding MAPKTARARRLGIALRTHREAAGLTLEAAADEINSTRSTLSRYENAQTLISPATVRALLTLYGVGADEIAAAVQLAKDARKPGWWVSYSYLLDRRTIDFIALEAEATGIANFEPSVVPGLLQTADYIRGVMRGGPHTLSDEQVEQRVHLRLDRQQRITGDDPAILDAIIDEGALLRPVGGQAVMEAQLHHLLKMAELPNITVQVIPLSAGYHRGTRGSLHILEFPDPEDPIIASVETVAGQMVLDRPGDLRTCTKIMEHLRTVALSPAATRDQLLRLLKGR
- a CDS encoding DUF397 domain-containing protein, which gives rise to MTPTTSAALATARWRKSSRSGDEGACVEMAVVPGAVAVRDSKDPTGPALLFPPTAWAAFAAAPPRP
- a CDS encoding cystathionine gamma-lyase — translated: MTTPGTDGEPTDGERVDGERVDGERVDGERVDGGSVDGDGTRCVRAGLPEPAPGQPFLPGPVFAAPYHLDPRQGPAAAPNGYGRPDNPTRRLLEAAIGELEGGDVRVFASGQAAITGLLLAVLRPGDTVVLPADGYFPVRAFATDTLAGIGVRVLFAPTAGPYPSFAGVRLVLLESPANPGLDVADVPALAAAAHAAGALVAVDNTTATPLGQRPLDLGADVVVASGTKALTGHSDLLLGYVATRSAGLLDPVTAWRTMTGAVPGAFDAWLAHRSLATLDLRLARQSANAAALARLLAGRPDVTGVRWPGLPGDPAYALASAQLRRMPGVVSFDLGDAERVARFLTASRLVAAATSFGGLHTTADRRAQWGDDTPPGFVRLSCGVEDTADLVADVTAALLA
- a CDS encoding NAD(P)H-dependent glycerol-3-phosphate dehydrogenase, producing the protein MTGHVAVLGAGSWGTAFAKILADAGRDVTIWARRQPVAEAIRLRRHNPEYLPDLRLPDRVTGTGSAAEAIRGAEIVVLAVPSQTLRGNLAEWVGDLHPDATLVSLMKGIELGTTKRMSEVIVETARVTPDRVVVVSGPNLAPEIAAEQPAATVVAGTDDRRAQLVQASIRTPYFRPYTNDDVIGCELGGAVKNVIALAYGIATAMGFGDNTRAMLMTRGLAETARLGVALGADPITFAGLAGMGDLVASCSSPLARNRTFGEHLGRGENLEQAQAATRQTAEGVKSCLAIRDLARAHGVEMPITEQIERICHEGMDPRLAVDALMSRTAKPESYE
- a CDS encoding lysophospholipid acyltransferase family protein — translated: MTRRRLGFWQRFAVALVKPVMTVWTRRTWRGMEHLRHDGGVIIVPNHLSHADPLVSAHFIYDAGRWPRYLGKASVFRVPVVGWILHRCLQIPVERGTVDAVKSLDALVAALHEDGAVVIYPEGTTTREPDLWPMKGKTGAARLALATGAPVIPVAMWGPERLFDPRNNRLGLRPRIPVTVVAGPPVDLSRWAGSTPTKATLEEMTDTIMLRLRDQLAEIRGGTPPPLWERPARAAGAARPTRGREDAA
- the cofC gene encoding 2-phospho-L-lactate guanylyltransferase, which gives rise to MRQRTWTVVVPVKRLGVAKSRLRGALPAVPHEELALALAADTVAAVRACPAVAGVVVVTRDARVAAAVRAAGVRVVPDAPDAGLNAAFRLGAAVAAGGGGWVAGLTADLPALRPAELTAALHAIAAGPPGVRRFVADAPGSGTVLLAAPAGVPLDPRFGVGSAAAHEAGGALPLAGDWPTLRRDVDTAADLAAAARLGLGPHTAALTAARTG
- a CDS encoding cold-shock protein — translated: MQGTVATYDAATRSGVLLLDDGTELAFPARAFDASGLRLLRLGQRVRVETDAAGAIVRVTLPTMP
- a CDS encoding RNA degradosome polyphosphate kinase, whose translation is MSTPREHPTGPAADHRPAADRPEPGPDRPDPAVADRPEPGDPARRRDGSRRRGTDGRFRPRDASAAAGPAEAAGTNGSEPPTAGAAPGPGDPTAAPPGRAAASTGLEEVLDADPLPDDEPAPPKPLPEERFLNRELSWLDFNARVLALAEDPRTPLLERAKFLAIFASNLDEFYMVRVAGLKRRQSAGLPVRGGDRLPLRTQLERIGERTAELVGRHASCFVDDVLPKLAAEDIRILRWTDLDAPERERLRTYFREHIFPVLTPLAVDPAHPFPYISGRSLNLAVAVRDPDGGSELFARVKVPNNVPRFVRVDRESPGVRVLPVEELISVHLGQLFSGMQVVECHLFRVTRNAEVEVDEDRDEDLLQALERELARRRFGPPVRLEVAASISDHMLELLVRELDMDSHDVLRVRGLLDLSALWQLYGDADRPDLKDPPFVPATHPRLTEGEVPRSVFATLRDGDVLVHHPYHSFATSVQRFIEQAAADPDVLAIKQTLYRTSGDSPIVDALVDAAAAGKQVVVLVELKARFDEVANIGWARTLERAGCHVVYGLVGLKTHCKTALVVRQEGNQIRRYCHIGTGNYHPKTARLYEDFGMLTADPEIGADLTDLFNVLTGYSRQTAYRRLLVAPQGIRRGLIERIEREVSHVRIGMPGLVQFKVNSLVDEEVTDALYRASRAGVHVDLLIRGMCTLRPGVPGLSENIRVRSILGRFLEHSRIFRFGNNGSAEFWMGSADLMHRNLDRRVEALVQVSDPVARAELDHVLTAAFSPDVEAFELHGDGSWTRSTGTGQAPPTHLQDLLLRRVGGTAG
- a CDS encoding NUDIX hydrolase, with amino-acid sequence MPEGERVIRAAGGVAWRQADGGVLVCLVHRPRYGDWSLPKGKLEPGEHPLLAAVREVAEEADVRAVPQVRLPTVRYRSEGRPKVVHYWSMRAVDTGGFQPDTEVDDIRWLPVGEAARLVSYPHDAEVLTAFAALPPVTATVALVRHAQAGRRGTWSGPDSARPLDETGRAQAHALAPLVALVRPTRLLSASARRCVQTLDPAAALLDLPVEVTGDLDEPRPGQDPHERALAAAACLAELAAAGGAAGACSQGRVMPGALERLTGHAGDFTTEKGGGWLLAFAADRLLAADRW